The nucleotide sequence CTACTGCAGAAGTTCCCATTCTTGCATAAACTACCGAGTAAATAGTTACACCTAACGCCCAAATAGATTCATTTAGAATTACTGGAATAATAACCTTGAAAAATTCAAATAGATACTTTCTGTCAAAGGCCAGCATTTCCTTTATAGAAGCTGCCACCACCATCTTTTGACGATAAACCATATATAGTAAAAATACCATTTCAAATATTCTGGCAATCACAGTAGCTAAAGCTGCACCTTCTACTCCCATTGCAGGAGCTCCAAGCTTACCCTTAATGAATATGTAATTTAAAAGTGTATTTGTACTAAGTGCCACCATACTTACAACCATAGGAACTTTTACGTTTCCTGTACTTCTCAATACTAAGGAATATGAGAAGGTTACGGCTGTTACAATATAACTAAAGGCTACAATACTTAGATATTTTGATCCTAATTCCACCACTGCGGCATCCGGGGAAAATAATCCCAATATTTGCTCTGGAAAAAGAAGTCCGCCTAAGGTAAAAATAGATGAGGCAATTACCCCGCAAATTAGACTTATGCCTAATACCTTTCTTATGCTTTTAATGTCCCTGTTTCCCCAGTATTGGGCGGTGAATATTGCAGAACCACTGGATATTCCAAACAATAATAAATTCAGCAGAAAGAAATATTGGTTTGCCAGGCCTACTGAGGCAATGGCAGTATCTCCTAGTCCTCCTATCATTGTCACATCTATAAGGTTCAGTGATGATAAAATAAGGTTCTGTAATATAATTGGCACTGCAATTTTCGACATTGTCTTAAAAAACTTTCTATCTCCAATTAAATCTCTAATCAATAATAACTCCCCCAATACTCATGTCTATCCTAATTGTTTGATCAATTCCTCTGCAAAGTTTCTTAAATCCGCTTCCGACGCAAAGCTGCCTTGGGCTCTGTCTGCCTTTCCGCCGCCTCTGCCGTTAAATTCCTTAATCTTTTCTTTGAAGAACTGCCCAATATTTAAGTGATAACCTCCACCGGCAGAAACAATTACTTGCCCCTGTCTTGCTGAACCTAGTATTATAAATTGCTTTGTCTCAGAAAGCTGCTCTGTCAGCATTTGAAGCTCTTCCATCTCTTTATCATCATAAATATAATAGATAATATTGTTCCTTGAAAGATCTTTTAACTCCCGCACTTCATAACTGCAGCACTTCTTCTTGTAATCGCTCAATTTTCTTCCTAATTCCCTCATATGCTCTTGGTCATTATTTATTTTATTTATAAGTTCTCCTTCTCCTGTAGAAAAGTTCCTTGCTAAAGTAGTTACTATGTCTTGCTTAGCCCTAAAATCATCAAAGGCCCTCTTTCCACATTTAAAGTATACTCTGGTAAGACCCTTATATTTTTCTGACTTTATTATTTTTATAATTCCAATCTCTCCTGTATTCTTTACATGAGTTCCACAGCAGGCGCAGGCATCTACTTTTTCTATTTGTACTACTCTCACTTCCTCTTCACTTTCAATATTCTTTCTAAGCTTAATATTTTTGCTTTCCTCCGGAGTCACCATAAAAGTATGTACTGGTAAATTTTCATATATGTATCCGTTAGCCATATCTTCAATTTTTGTTATTTCCTCTGCAGATATTTCCGGCATACTAATATCTATACTAATGTAGTCATCCCCTAAATGGAAGCTTGAGGACATAGTTCCAAAGCATTTATTAAAACAAGCTGCTAAAATATGTTCTCCAGAATGCTGCTGCATGTGGTCAAATCTTTTATCATAGTCTATAATACAGTGTACTTCCTCACTCTGGGGTACTTTATCAACTACATGATAAACCTTGCCTTCTCTTTCATAAACATGACTTACCCTTGCCTCACCAATGTACCCGGTATCCGACGGCTGCCCGCCGCCTTCCGGATAGAAGGGTGTCTTATCCAAAACCACAGTGTACGTATCTTTATATTCACCGACTTCTATAATTCTCGAGTAACTTTCCTTTATATAAACATCTTCATAATATAACCGTTCAGTCACAATGCCACGTCCTTTCCACATTTTAATAACTATTATACATTTTAATGCTAAAAGTATCCATGTATTTTACGATAAAGATATCAATTGACGGCATACTTTTATAGCAGTATAATTTTTAGGACATACCATAATATATGAAAAGGCATTTTTAGACAATGCAGGGTGAGAGTAATGATAAACAGATTACAGGCAGCTTTTAAGAAAAATATTATAATAGATAATAATTTGAAATTCTATATACTGAACGGGATATTGTTTACCTTTATGGCCACTTTTTCCCGTTCCTACGGCGTTAAGTTTTTATATAGACTGGGGGGCAATGAGTTTCATGTGTCTCTTTTCAATGCACTGCCGGGATTCGTTGCGTTATTCAGTACAATACCGGGATTATTGTGGATTAATCATAGTAATAACAAAAGAAGGACTATAGGAAACTTTTTTATTTGGAGCAGATTCATAATTCTTAGCTTTGTCATTATTACTTTTTTACCCGCTGATACTCAACCGATGGCTTTTGTATTAGTATATGGACTTATGAACTTTCCGGACTCCATATCTGTTACGGCATTGCAGAGTTATTCCGGTGATATTTTTCGTCCTAAGCACAGAACAAAAGCAATATCACTAAGAAACAAGTTTTCTACGCTTGCTCAGCTTATAGCCTTTCTGATTCTTGGTCAGATTCTTGGTAACAAGTATCTGGATAATAGTATTGTTATTTTCAGATATAAAATCTTTTTTATAATTGCTTTCCTTATCGGAATTGTTGAAATTTTTACCTTTTACAAGCTCAGAGAAGTAAATAGTACAGTGGTAAAAACAAATATCAATCTAAAAGAAACGTTGAGAAAGGCCATCGCTAACAAAAATTATATAATATTCCTGCTTTGCTCCTCTGCCTTCCACTTTTCCTGGCAGATGGGATGGCCTTTGTTCAATATATACCAGATTGACGTACTGGGAGCTGACGAAAAGTGGCTGATGGTTATAAATATAGCCTCCAGCTTGGTAATGTTTTTTAGCTATAATTACTGGAGTAAGCTAATCACTAAGCGGGGAAATAACTTTGCTATATTTATAGCTACTATTGGTATGGCATTGACACCGATGCTATTTACATTATGTTACAACCTGACACTTATGACTTTAATGCAGATAGTTTCCGGCTTTTTTACTGCAGGCACTACTACTGCAATTCTAACTTCCCTTTTGGAAGCTTCACCGGATGAAGATAGAATTATATATGTAGGAATACATGCTACCTGTACAAATATAACCTTGTCCATATCTCCTTTGGTAAGCAACCTTGTTTTAAACAATGTTGGTATAATTAATGCACTTATAATTACCGGACTACTTAGATTCATAGCCAGTACGACATTTATCTTGAGGCGGAAGATGGTCAGGTGATAGCGCAAAAATGGCTATTACACAAAAATATCAAGCATTTTAATTGTCAATTGTCCATTGTCAACTGTCAATTACTCTACGCCGCATTTTCCTTTTAATGTGCAATAGCCTTTATACTTTACTTTACAAAAATATATATCCCTATTCTCTCGTTCCTCTAATTACTCCTTTAGACTTTTGTTTTTCAATTTCTTCATCATGTACAACCTCTGGTCTTCTGCTTTTGTTATCCATTGGTTTATCTTCTTTTATACTCTTTCTATGTGTCATAACCTGCCCTCCTTATTGTAAATCCTTAGCCTTTGGTTCATTAAAAGTTGCTCTGGCACTTTCAGCCTGAGGATCATGTTTTTTATTTACCTTTTTAAATCGTCCATCTTCTTTTTTATTATTATTATCAGATTTCATTTTATTTTGCATACTGGTCATCCTAACAACTCCTTTCAATTATAGGTTACCCAGCATAAAAATAAATATTTCTTTATATAATTATCTTCTTTGCTTTGGGTAAAATAAATTTAGGAGGTGGATTAAATGACTTATAGAAGCATGGAAAAAACTAATCCGGATAAGATGAAGGATATTGATCAAAAAAATCCTGAAAATAATGATACCCAATCAATTTTATCAAATCAGTATAATCAGAGTGCCTCAGAATATGCTGGCCAAAACAATCACAAAGAAAGAGAGCCCGGAATGTAAGAAAACACCTCGCTCTCCAAATTATAGATCACGTCAATTACAGAGTGAGGTCTTTTGCTATGAGCTTTAAGTAATTATGACAAAAATAAAAAAAGTGGCTTTCGCCACGCCCCCTTTGGGGAATAATTTATATAAAACGTTTCCACTTTAGGAGCATATGCGTCAGCATACTCCTAAAACTTTTTTTAAAACTCGTAAGTTATTCCGTGTACACCCTCGTATTTTGCGGGTCTCATTATTCCTCCGCAAGACTCACAGCTAAATGTTGGTGGCTCATTAATATCTCCATCATCAACTATATCAAAATATTGTACAATATTTTCAGGAATAAGTTCCTCAGTTCCACAGTTTGTACATATATACAAGATTCCATCGTTAACTTTATTTTGCTTTTTCTCTTTTCGCTTTACTGCTTTTAACTTGGCCCTTTGTTTATCTTTAACCGTTTTTTTCTTTGCCATTGTACTTCCTCCCTTGTTCAAATACAGGTTCTATTCTATTTTTTGAAATCGCTTTTACTGATGCATATGTATTTATTATAATATCAATATTTTTCTCAACTTCATTTTCAATCTTCCTCAACAACATATCTCTGACACTTCCATACTTAGTATATACTATATCTTTAAACCTTACCACATGATGTACAAAATCTGCCAAATTTCACTAACATTATTTGGGTAATGAAATACTATTCCAATATCATAATCCATAACAAGTGTTACATATACCTTTATAACCAACTTTTTATTATTTTGTTTCCTCTTACTTTTAAGACTAGTAAGCACTTATGGTGATAACCTGGTGTGATACATACAATTTCGCCCCTTAGCTTGGCCTCCATGTTATTCTTTTGATTTTCTAAATTTCTGCCCCTCCAGTATTCGTTTGACTTTATTCTGAATTATTGGCTTTATTGCTTTTTCTCAAAAAACTTACACCTAGGGTAAAGTTTAGTGCACCTGAGACTAAAAATAGTATCGATATAAAGTATTCAATCTTAAATAAGTAAATTATACTTGTTAGTATAAAACCAGCACCAGCAAAAATAAATAGTACCCATATTCTCCACTTCAATGAAATGCCTCCTCCAATTAATTAGAATTTATGATTTTTCTAAACTACTTATACTTATTATAACTCATCATAAACATAATACCAATTGCATTAATTATTTTTTATATTTTCTCAACTTCATATTACGGTATATTCTACAACTCCTATATACTGCTCATCTATTATCTATTTCTGAAAAGTCCATTTCAAACTTCACCTGTATCGTTCTTACTATTAGTTGCCTTTCTATTTAAATTTATTCAAAAAATTAATAGGTACATTATTAATACCTTATTACACCTACAGCAGGAAGTACAGAGGTATCATTTCTTTGGTCGGACTTAACTATAAAACTGGATAGTTACACTTCAAGGATAAATAGTAAGGTTTCTAAGTATTTCTAGAATTCTTAAAGCTATTTTGGAGATTATATTCAAACTCATCCAATCATGCAGTACTTGCTTCTGCAAATCCCCATGAAGCAACCGTAGTACCAGCGAAGGGCAGTTCTGCATCTTGTTCAAAGGTTATATCAATAGCTTCAACTTCCAAGTCTTCTTTCTTCTTTCCTTTTCGTTCTTTGGCTTCTGGGATTATTGTATTTCCTGCTAAATTGGTGAATAACTTCTTTTCAGTCCCTATTGCCTCTTTTGACTCTTCTTGTGTGGTCCCTTGTACAGCTTTTTCATGGTAATTAGGTGTTACCGGTAATGCTTCACATACAATTATCCTTTCTTCATTATTTAAATCTTCCACCATTACGCCATTAAACAATTCCTCTAACGGGTATTGTCTACTCACACAAATTTCATATAGCTGCTTCAAAA is from Clostridium thermarum and encodes:
- a CDS encoding MATE family efflux transporter; protein product: MIRDLIGDRKFFKTMSKIAVPIILQNLILSSLNLIDVTMIGGLGDTAIASVGLANQYFFLLNLLLFGISSGSAIFTAQYWGNRDIKSIRKVLGISLICGVIASSIFTLGGLLFPEQILGLFSPDAAVVELGSKYLSIVAFSYIVTAVTFSYSLVLRSTGNVKVPMVVSMVALSTNTLLNYIFIKGKLGAPAMGVEGAALATVIARIFEMVFLLYMVYRQKMVVAASIKEMLAFDRKYLFEFFKVIIPVILNESIWALGVTIYSVVYARMGTSAVASTNIAGTIERITWVIFMGLGNACAIMIGNKIGQGDSKIVVDYAKRFLIIGGILAIVMGFFVALTAPLALRLINASPQVTEFARLNLIVFSCILWARVLNFTIIIGILRSGGDTFFSLFIDAGGVWFVGIPMALLGAFVFKLPIYWVYAMVSLEEVFKLAFGIPRVLSKKWINNLTVEPQ
- a CDS encoding alanyl-tRNA editing protein, translating into MTERLYYEDVYIKESYSRIIEVGEYKDTYTVVLDKTPFYPEGGGQPSDTGYIGEARVSHVYEREGKVYHVVDKVPQSEEVHCIIDYDKRFDHMQQHSGEHILAACFNKCFGTMSSSFHLGDDYISIDISMPEISAEEITKIEDMANGYIYENLPVHTFMVTPEESKNIKLRKNIESEEEVRVVQIEKVDACACCGTHVKNTGEIGIIKIIKSEKYKGLTRVYFKCGKRAFDDFRAKQDIVTTLARNFSTGEGELINKINNDQEHMRELGRKLSDYKKKCCSYEVRELKDLSRNNIIYYIYDDKEMEELQMLTEQLSETKQFIILGSARQGQVIVSAGGGYHLNIGQFFKEKIKEFNGRGGGKADRAQGSFASEADLRNFAEELIKQLG
- a CDS encoding MFS transporter translates to MINRLQAAFKKNIIIDNNLKFYILNGILFTFMATFSRSYGVKFLYRLGGNEFHVSLFNALPGFVALFSTIPGLLWINHSNNKRRTIGNFFIWSRFIILSFVIITFLPADTQPMAFVLVYGLMNFPDSISVTALQSYSGDIFRPKHRTKAISLRNKFSTLAQLIAFLILGQILGNKYLDNSIVIFRYKIFFIIAFLIGIVEIFTFYKLREVNSTVVKTNINLKETLRKAIANKNYIIFLLCSSAFHFSWQMGWPLFNIYQIDVLGADEKWLMVINIASSLVMFFSYNYWSKLITKRGNNFAIFIATIGMALTPMLFTLCYNLTLMTLMQIVSGFFTAGTTTAILTSLLEASPDEDRIIYVGIHATCTNITLSISPLVSNLVLNNVGIINALIITGLLRFIASTTFILRRKMVR
- a CDS encoding CPC_1213 family protein, which gives rise to MQNKMKSDNNNKKEDGRFKKVNKKHDPQAESARATFNEPKAKDLQ